In the Glycine max cultivar Williams 82 chromosome 6, Glycine_max_v4.0, whole genome shotgun sequence genome, TTGGTACTGGAGGCTCTGGAGTGGCCTCAGGGGACTTTTCAGGAGTGGCTGCGGCTTCCTGAGTTACAACTACCCTCCTCTTCCTGATCAAGGGCTTAGGGGTGGAAGACTCTGATGACTCATCTAATGGCTGATGTGGTACCTGAGCGGCGGGATCCTCGTCGTCCCTGTGAAGAGGAGGCTGAGTCCCTGGCCAGGCTACTCATTCATTAAATTGTTCTACTGTAGGGATGGAGTTAGGAGGTGCTACCAGCTGGAGACTTTGCAGCAAAATAATCTGCCCTTGATGTATGCTTCGAAGCATGGCTTTGAAATGTTGAAACTCTCCAGGAGGTGGGGTAGAAGGAGTTGCTGCAATACGAGCTGGAGGAGGAGCTGCTGATGTAGAAGCTGGATGAGGAGCTGCCGATGTAGAAGGAGTCTTAGCTGGCCTTGCCCTTGGTCTTCTGGACCCCTAATAATAATTGTTGGATCATCAGGGTTCCAACAATTCTTCCTTATGTAGGCCAAATTAATGACCAGGCTCAGACCTTCAAAGACAAGACTATCGGAGGAAACTCCTCTGGTCTTGCATAAAGCTGTGATAAGAGCAGGAAATCCAAGTCTTCAGGAGTTAGACTGGGCCATAGAAGTAATCTGCCCAGAAATGAGGGCTCCGACATTCATGTCCAGCTAAGTAACTAGGCCAAAGATTAACCTAGCTCGATCCACAGTCAGATCCGATGTGTGGGAGGTCGGAGCCAGGTTGGAGTAGGATAGAACACTCCAGACCTGAGCAAGGGTGGTTTGGTCTTTTCTGAGGATCTTCCCCGGGTGACCTTTAACATTTAGAATAAACCCTCGACCGGGTATGCACAGTACAACCTCAATTTCTCTAGTGTCAGTAGGCATCCTGCAGTATCTTGAGTAGACGGGCAAAGATTCACCCTCAGCAAGCACCACAAGTGTTGCCAGAAAGGCATTGAGGTTGTCTGCATCAATCCTTATTAAGTGGCCCGGATTCTAACTTGTTTAGGTGAAGGCCCCTCGGGACTGTAGAGGTTGGCGTAGAACTCCTTCACCAATGCTAGGTCAATGCTACTATCAACTAAGTTGGTGAGGCGCTTGTGAAAGTTATGCCTCTCCAGATCGCCCTTGAATTCATCTAGCTCTGTGTGATAGAATTCCACTTTCCTCTCAGCTAATATGTGTCTTCCCAACA is a window encoding:
- the LOC121175007 gene encoding 36.4 kDa proline-rich protein-like, which translates into the protein MPTDTREIEVVLCIPGRGFILNVKGHPGKILRKDQTTLAQLYARPEEFPPIVLSLKGSRRPRARPAKTPSTSAAPHPASTSAAPPPARIAATPSTPPPGEFQHFKAMLRSIHQGQIILLQRTQPPLHRDDEDPAAQVPHQPLDESSESSTPKPLIRKRRVVVTQEAAATPEKSPEATPEPPVPMANTTSPQQAADPSTPEVQTTPVLSPNTSLVATPVLHLTNEEEVQTQDTQDQSQDL